The Carassius carassius chromosome 34, fCarCar2.1, whole genome shotgun sequence genome has a segment encoding these proteins:
- the LOC132115303 gene encoding cyclin-dependent kinase 11B-like isoform X6, with the protein MNKLGGDLELMGDEKVTWKVKTLDEILQEKKRRRELEEKSDPKRPKNTDERESKRDTPEEGELRDNRMEITIRNSPYTREDSTEDRGEEDESLAIKPPPQQMTRKDKSYHRKEEKRKDKRRRRSHSAEGAGKNLRTKDKEKEREDERRPRQWQEDNKSRRDYERQKRRDQARDHSRRERDRLEQLERQRERERKLREQQQREQRELKERERRAEERRKERDARRDGPVSHHRGAPGEEYTDKSRSRHRSRSHSPVRQQRESRAESSEQRRTVREGKMEEKNPLSDLQDISDSERKTITPESSMGSGSEDEDEEGQENDEEESSSQSEGDEEGGSGSDSVGSEHSEGAMSDEEQSEEEEEDRGNGNHVPPIPESRFDHDSEVSVEEEEEEEAAEEAGDVTPQSPSHSATPEDNYIPESPPISPVELKKELPKYLPALQGCRSVEEFQCLNRIEEGTYGVVYRAKDKKTDEIVALKRLKMEKEKEGFPITSLREINTILKAQHPNIVTVREIVVGSNMDKIYIVMNYVEHDLKSLMETMKQPFLPGEVKTLMIQLLRGVRHLHDNWILHRDLKTSNLLLSHKGILKIGDFGLAREYGSPLKPYTPVVVTLWYRSPDLLLGAKEYSTAVDMWSVGCIFGELLTQKPLFPGKSEIDQINRVFKDLGSPSEKIWPGYSELPAVKKMTFTEYPYNNLRKRFGALLSDQGFDLMNKFLTYCPAKRISADEALKHEYFRESPLPIEPSMFPTWPAKSEQQRVKRGTSPRPPEGGQDFSQLGDDDLKETGFHLTTANQGASKAGPGFSLKF; encoded by the exons TGGGAGGTGATTTGGAGCTGATGGGGGACGAAAAGGTAACCTGGAAAGTTAAGACATTAGACGAGATCTTACAAGAGAAGAAACGCAGACGAGAGCTGGAAGAGAAGAGTGACCCTAAACGCCCTAAAAAC ACGGATGAGCGGGAATCCAAACGGGACACTCCAGAGGAAGGAGAGCTACGAGACAACAGGATGGAAATAACCATCAGGAATTCCCCCTACACACGGGAAGACTCGACggaggacag AGGAGAGGAGGACGAGTCTCTGGCCATCAAACCCCCCCCGCAGCAGATGACACGGAAAGACAAGTCCTACCACAGAAaagaggagaagaggaaggacaagAGGAGGCGCAGGAGTCACTCTGCAGAAGGAG CTGGGAAAAACCTGCGcacaaaagacaaagagaagGAGCGAGAAGATGAGAGAAGACCAAGACAGTGGCAGGAGGACAACAAATCACGACGAGATTATGAGCGTCAGAAACGAAGAGATCAAGCCAGAGATCACTCCCGCCGAgagag GGATCGTCTGGAGCAGCTGGAGCGccagcgcgagagagagcgcaagCTCCGTGagcagcagcagagagagcagcgcgagctgaaggagagagagaggagagcggAGGAGCGCCGGAAAGAGAGAGACGCCCGCAGAGAcg ggccTGTGTCTCATCACAGAGGGGCTCCTGGAGAGGAGTACACAGATAAGAGCCGCTCACGGCACCGCAGCCGTAGCCACAGCCCGGTCCGTCAGcagagagagagcagagctgaGAGCAGTGAACAGCGGCGAACAG TGCGGGAGGGGAAGATGGAGGAGAAAAACCCCCTGTCTGATCTTCAGGACATCAGTGACAGTGAGAGGAAGACCATCACACCGGAGTCATCCATGG GTTCTGGGTctgaggatgaagatgaggaaggtCAGGAGAATGATGAAGAAGAGTCCAGCAGTCAGAGTGAGGGAGATGAAGAGGGCGGGTCAGGATCAGACTCTGTGGGGTCCGAACACAGCGAag GTGCCATGAGTGATGAAGAGCAgtcagaggaggaggaagaggaccgAGGGAATGGAAACCACGTTCCTCCCA TTCCAGAGTCCCGGTTTGATCATGACTCGGAGGTGAGtgttgaggaagaggaggaagaagaggcagCCGAGGAGGCCGGAGACGTCACCCCACAGTCTCCCTCTCATTCAGCCACTCCAGAAGACAACTACATCCCCGAATCACCACCCATCTCACCCGTAGAGCTGAAGAAAGAGCTGCCCAAATACCTGCCGGCTCTACAG GGCTGTCGCAGCGTGGAGGAGTTCCAGTGCCTGAACCGCATCGAAGAAGGCACCTACGGTGTTGTCTACAGAGCCAAAGACAAGAAGACGGATGAAATCGTGGCCCTGAAGCGACTGAAgatggagaaggagaaggagggcTTTCCCATCACCTCCCTCAGAGAGATCAACACCATCCTGAAGGCCCAGCACCCCAACATCGTCACCGTCCGG GAGATCGTCGTGGGCAGTAACATGGATAAGATCTACATTGTGATGAACTATGTGGAGCACGATCTGAAGAGTCTGATGGAGACCATGAAACAGCCGTTCCTGCCCG GTGAAGTCAAGACACTGATGATCCAGCTGCTGAGAGGAGTCCGTCATCTCCACGATAACTGGATCCTCCACCGTGACCTGAAGACCTCCAACCTGCTGCTGAGCCACAAGGGCATTCTGAAG ATCGGAGACTTTGGACTGGCTCGAGAGTACGGCTCTCCGCTCAAGCCCTACACACCTGTGGTGGTCACGCTGTGGTACCGCTCACCTGATCTGCTGCTGGGGGCAAAG GAATACTCCACAGCGGTGGACATGTGGTCGGTCGGCTGTATATTTGGAGAACTCCTCACACAGAAACCGTTATTCCCTGGCAAATCTGAGATCGATCAAATCAACAGAGTTTTTAAG gacctGGGCTCTCCCAGTGAGAAGATCTGGCCAGGATACAGCGAGCTGCCTGCGGTGAAGAAGATGACTTTCACAGAATATCCCTACAATAACCTGCGCAAGCGCTTCGGGGCGCTGCTGTCCGACCAGGGCTTCGACCTCATGAACAA ATTCCTGACGTACTGCCCTGCCAAGCGGATCAGTGCCGATGAGGCTCTCAAACACGAGTATTTCCGGGAGTCTCCGCTCCCCATCGAGCCCTCCATGTTCCCCACCTGGCCGGCCAAGAGCGAGCAGCAGCGGGTGAAGAGAGGAACCAGCCCTCGGCCGCCGGAGGGAGGACAGGACTTCAGCCAGCTG GGTGATGATGATCTTAAAGAAACTGGTTTCCATTTGACCACTGCTAACCAGGGCGCCTCTAAAGCCGGTCCAGGGTTCAGCCTGAAGTTCTGA
- the LOC132115303 gene encoding cyclin-dependent kinase 11B-like isoform X1, translating into MNKLGGDLELMGDEKVTWKVKTLDEILQEKKRRRELEEKSDPKRPKNTDERESKRDTPEEGELRDNRMEITIRNSPYTREDSTEDRGEEDESLAIKPPPQQMTRKDKSYHRKEEKRKDKRRRRSHSAEGAGKNLRTKDKEKEREDERRPRQWQEDNKSRRDYERQKRRDQARDHSRRERDRLEQLERQRERERKLREQQQREQRELKERERRAEERRKERDARRDGPVSHHRGAPGEEYTDKSRSRHRSRSHSPVRQQRESRAESSEQRRTAVREGKMEEKNPLSDLQDISDSERKTITPESSMGSGSEDEDEEGQENDEEESSSQSEGDEEGGSGSDSVGSEHSEGAMSDEEQSEEEEEDRGNGNHVPPSEHFINSALFFCDFKVPESRFDHDSEVSVEEEEEEEAAEEAGDVTPQSPSHSATPEDNYIPESPPISPVELKKELPKYLPALQGCRSVEEFQCLNRIEEGTYGVVYRAKDKKTDEIVALKRLKMEKEKEGFPITSLREINTILKAQHPNIVTVREIVVGSNMDKIYIVMNYVEHDLKSLMETMKQPFLPGEVKTLMIQLLRGVRHLHDNWILHRDLKTSNLLLSHKGILKIGDFGLAREYGSPLKPYTPVVVTLWYRSPDLLLGAKEYSTAVDMWSVGCIFGELLTQKPLFPGKSEIDQINRVFKDLGSPSEKIWPGYSELPAVKKMTFTEYPYNNLRKRFGALLSDQGFDLMNKFLTYCPAKRISADEALKHEYFRESPLPIEPSMFPTWPAKSEQQRVKRGTSPRPPEGGQDFSQLGDDDLKETGFHLTTANQGASKAGPGFSLKF; encoded by the exons TGGGAGGTGATTTGGAGCTGATGGGGGACGAAAAGGTAACCTGGAAAGTTAAGACATTAGACGAGATCTTACAAGAGAAGAAACGCAGACGAGAGCTGGAAGAGAAGAGTGACCCTAAACGCCCTAAAAAC ACGGATGAGCGGGAATCCAAACGGGACACTCCAGAGGAAGGAGAGCTACGAGACAACAGGATGGAAATAACCATCAGGAATTCCCCCTACACACGGGAAGACTCGACggaggacag AGGAGAGGAGGACGAGTCTCTGGCCATCAAACCCCCCCCGCAGCAGATGACACGGAAAGACAAGTCCTACCACAGAAaagaggagaagaggaaggacaagAGGAGGCGCAGGAGTCACTCTGCAGAAGGAG CTGGGAAAAACCTGCGcacaaaagacaaagagaagGAGCGAGAAGATGAGAGAAGACCAAGACAGTGGCAGGAGGACAACAAATCACGACGAGATTATGAGCGTCAGAAACGAAGAGATCAAGCCAGAGATCACTCCCGCCGAgagag GGATCGTCTGGAGCAGCTGGAGCGccagcgcgagagagagcgcaagCTCCGTGagcagcagcagagagagcagcgcgagctgaaggagagagagaggagagcggAGGAGCGCCGGAAAGAGAGAGACGCCCGCAGAGAcg ggccTGTGTCTCATCACAGAGGGGCTCCTGGAGAGGAGTACACAGATAAGAGCCGCTCACGGCACCGCAGCCGTAGCCACAGCCCGGTCCGTCAGcagagagagagcagagctgaGAGCAGTGAACAGCGGCGAACAG CAGTGCGGGAGGGGAAGATGGAGGAGAAAAACCCCCTGTCTGATCTTCAGGACATCAGTGACAGTGAGAGGAAGACCATCACACCGGAGTCATCCATGG GTTCTGGGTctgaggatgaagatgaggaaggtCAGGAGAATGATGAAGAAGAGTCCAGCAGTCAGAGTGAGGGAGATGAAGAGGGCGGGTCAGGATCAGACTCTGTGGGGTCCGAACACAGCGAag GTGCCATGAGTGATGAAGAGCAgtcagaggaggaggaagaggaccgAGGGAATGGAAACCACGTTCCTCCCAGTGAGCATTTCAtcaacagtgctttatttttttgtgattttaaag TTCCAGAGTCCCGGTTTGATCATGACTCGGAGGTGAGtgttgaggaagaggaggaagaagaggcagCCGAGGAGGCCGGAGACGTCACCCCACAGTCTCCCTCTCATTCAGCCACTCCAGAAGACAACTACATCCCCGAATCACCACCCATCTCACCCGTAGAGCTGAAGAAAGAGCTGCCCAAATACCTGCCGGCTCTACAG GGCTGTCGCAGCGTGGAGGAGTTCCAGTGCCTGAACCGCATCGAAGAAGGCACCTACGGTGTTGTCTACAGAGCCAAAGACAAGAAGACGGATGAAATCGTGGCCCTGAAGCGACTGAAgatggagaaggagaaggagggcTTTCCCATCACCTCCCTCAGAGAGATCAACACCATCCTGAAGGCCCAGCACCCCAACATCGTCACCGTCCGG GAGATCGTCGTGGGCAGTAACATGGATAAGATCTACATTGTGATGAACTATGTGGAGCACGATCTGAAGAGTCTGATGGAGACCATGAAACAGCCGTTCCTGCCCG GTGAAGTCAAGACACTGATGATCCAGCTGCTGAGAGGAGTCCGTCATCTCCACGATAACTGGATCCTCCACCGTGACCTGAAGACCTCCAACCTGCTGCTGAGCCACAAGGGCATTCTGAAG ATCGGAGACTTTGGACTGGCTCGAGAGTACGGCTCTCCGCTCAAGCCCTACACACCTGTGGTGGTCACGCTGTGGTACCGCTCACCTGATCTGCTGCTGGGGGCAAAG GAATACTCCACAGCGGTGGACATGTGGTCGGTCGGCTGTATATTTGGAGAACTCCTCACACAGAAACCGTTATTCCCTGGCAAATCTGAGATCGATCAAATCAACAGAGTTTTTAAG gacctGGGCTCTCCCAGTGAGAAGATCTGGCCAGGATACAGCGAGCTGCCTGCGGTGAAGAAGATGACTTTCACAGAATATCCCTACAATAACCTGCGCAAGCGCTTCGGGGCGCTGCTGTCCGACCAGGGCTTCGACCTCATGAACAA ATTCCTGACGTACTGCCCTGCCAAGCGGATCAGTGCCGATGAGGCTCTCAAACACGAGTATTTCCGGGAGTCTCCGCTCCCCATCGAGCCCTCCATGTTCCCCACCTGGCCGGCCAAGAGCGAGCAGCAGCGGGTGAAGAGAGGAACCAGCCCTCGGCCGCCGGAGGGAGGACAGGACTTCAGCCAGCTG GGTGATGATGATCTTAAAGAAACTGGTTTCCATTTGACCACTGCTAACCAGGGCGCCTCTAAAGCCGGTCCAGGGTTCAGCCTGAAGTTCTGA
- the LOC132115303 gene encoding cyclin-dependent kinase 11B-like isoform X3, which produces MGGDLELMGDEKVTWKVKTLDEILQEKKRRRELEEKSDPKRPKNTDERESKRDTPEEGELRDNRMEITIRNSPYTREDSTEDRGEEDESLAIKPPPQQMTRKDKSYHRKEEKRKDKRRRRSHSAEGAGKNLRTKDKEKEREDERRPRQWQEDNKSRRDYERQKRRDQARDHSRRERDRLEQLERQRERERKLREQQQREQRELKERERRAEERRKERDARRDGPVSHHRGAPGEEYTDKSRSRHRSRSHSPVRQQRESRAESSEQRRTAVREGKMEEKNPLSDLQDISDSERKTITPESSMGSGSEDEDEEGQENDEEESSSQSEGDEEGGSGSDSVGSEHSEGAMSDEEQSEEEEEDRGNGNHVPPSEHFINSALFFCDFKVPESRFDHDSEVSVEEEEEEEAAEEAGDVTPQSPSHSATPEDNYIPESPPISPVELKKELPKYLPALQGCRSVEEFQCLNRIEEGTYGVVYRAKDKKTDEIVALKRLKMEKEKEGFPITSLREINTILKAQHPNIVTVREIVVGSNMDKIYIVMNYVEHDLKSLMETMKQPFLPGEVKTLMIQLLRGVRHLHDNWILHRDLKTSNLLLSHKGILKIGDFGLAREYGSPLKPYTPVVVTLWYRSPDLLLGAKEYSTAVDMWSVGCIFGELLTQKPLFPGKSEIDQINRVFKDLGSPSEKIWPGYSELPAVKKMTFTEYPYNNLRKRFGALLSDQGFDLMNKFLTYCPAKRISADEALKHEYFRESPLPIEPSMFPTWPAKSEQQRVKRGTSPRPPEGGQDFSQLGDDDLKETGFHLTTANQGASKAGPGFSLKF; this is translated from the exons TGGGAGGTGATTTGGAGCTGATGGGGGACGAAAAGGTAACCTGGAAAGTTAAGACATTAGACGAGATCTTACAAGAGAAGAAACGCAGACGAGAGCTGGAAGAGAAGAGTGACCCTAAACGCCCTAAAAAC ACGGATGAGCGGGAATCCAAACGGGACACTCCAGAGGAAGGAGAGCTACGAGACAACAGGATGGAAATAACCATCAGGAATTCCCCCTACACACGGGAAGACTCGACggaggacag AGGAGAGGAGGACGAGTCTCTGGCCATCAAACCCCCCCCGCAGCAGATGACACGGAAAGACAAGTCCTACCACAGAAaagaggagaagaggaaggacaagAGGAGGCGCAGGAGTCACTCTGCAGAAGGAG CTGGGAAAAACCTGCGcacaaaagacaaagagaagGAGCGAGAAGATGAGAGAAGACCAAGACAGTGGCAGGAGGACAACAAATCACGACGAGATTATGAGCGTCAGAAACGAAGAGATCAAGCCAGAGATCACTCCCGCCGAgagag GGATCGTCTGGAGCAGCTGGAGCGccagcgcgagagagagcgcaagCTCCGTGagcagcagcagagagagcagcgcgagctgaaggagagagagaggagagcggAGGAGCGCCGGAAAGAGAGAGACGCCCGCAGAGAcg ggccTGTGTCTCATCACAGAGGGGCTCCTGGAGAGGAGTACACAGATAAGAGCCGCTCACGGCACCGCAGCCGTAGCCACAGCCCGGTCCGTCAGcagagagagagcagagctgaGAGCAGTGAACAGCGGCGAACAG CAGTGCGGGAGGGGAAGATGGAGGAGAAAAACCCCCTGTCTGATCTTCAGGACATCAGTGACAGTGAGAGGAAGACCATCACACCGGAGTCATCCATGG GTTCTGGGTctgaggatgaagatgaggaaggtCAGGAGAATGATGAAGAAGAGTCCAGCAGTCAGAGTGAGGGAGATGAAGAGGGCGGGTCAGGATCAGACTCTGTGGGGTCCGAACACAGCGAag GTGCCATGAGTGATGAAGAGCAgtcagaggaggaggaagaggaccgAGGGAATGGAAACCACGTTCCTCCCAGTGAGCATTTCAtcaacagtgctttatttttttgtgattttaaag TTCCAGAGTCCCGGTTTGATCATGACTCGGAGGTGAGtgttgaggaagaggaggaagaagaggcagCCGAGGAGGCCGGAGACGTCACCCCACAGTCTCCCTCTCATTCAGCCACTCCAGAAGACAACTACATCCCCGAATCACCACCCATCTCACCCGTAGAGCTGAAGAAAGAGCTGCCCAAATACCTGCCGGCTCTACAG GGCTGTCGCAGCGTGGAGGAGTTCCAGTGCCTGAACCGCATCGAAGAAGGCACCTACGGTGTTGTCTACAGAGCCAAAGACAAGAAGACGGATGAAATCGTGGCCCTGAAGCGACTGAAgatggagaaggagaaggagggcTTTCCCATCACCTCCCTCAGAGAGATCAACACCATCCTGAAGGCCCAGCACCCCAACATCGTCACCGTCCGG GAGATCGTCGTGGGCAGTAACATGGATAAGATCTACATTGTGATGAACTATGTGGAGCACGATCTGAAGAGTCTGATGGAGACCATGAAACAGCCGTTCCTGCCCG GTGAAGTCAAGACACTGATGATCCAGCTGCTGAGAGGAGTCCGTCATCTCCACGATAACTGGATCCTCCACCGTGACCTGAAGACCTCCAACCTGCTGCTGAGCCACAAGGGCATTCTGAAG ATCGGAGACTTTGGACTGGCTCGAGAGTACGGCTCTCCGCTCAAGCCCTACACACCTGTGGTGGTCACGCTGTGGTACCGCTCACCTGATCTGCTGCTGGGGGCAAAG GAATACTCCACAGCGGTGGACATGTGGTCGGTCGGCTGTATATTTGGAGAACTCCTCACACAGAAACCGTTATTCCCTGGCAAATCTGAGATCGATCAAATCAACAGAGTTTTTAAG gacctGGGCTCTCCCAGTGAGAAGATCTGGCCAGGATACAGCGAGCTGCCTGCGGTGAAGAAGATGACTTTCACAGAATATCCCTACAATAACCTGCGCAAGCGCTTCGGGGCGCTGCTGTCCGACCAGGGCTTCGACCTCATGAACAA ATTCCTGACGTACTGCCCTGCCAAGCGGATCAGTGCCGATGAGGCTCTCAAACACGAGTATTTCCGGGAGTCTCCGCTCCCCATCGAGCCCTCCATGTTCCCCACCTGGCCGGCCAAGAGCGAGCAGCAGCGGGTGAAGAGAGGAACCAGCCCTCGGCCGCCGGAGGGAGGACAGGACTTCAGCCAGCTG GGTGATGATGATCTTAAAGAAACTGGTTTCCATTTGACCACTGCTAACCAGGGCGCCTCTAAAGCCGGTCCAGGGTTCAGCCTGAAGTTCTGA
- the LOC132115303 gene encoding cyclin-dependent kinase 11B-like isoform X5 — translation MNKLGGDLELMGDEKVTWKVKTLDEILQEKKRRRELEEKSDPKRPKNTDERESKRDTPEEGELRDNRMEITIRNSPYTREDSTEDRGEEDESLAIKPPPQQMTRKDKSYHRKEEKRKDKRRRRSHSAEGAGKNLRTKDKEKEREDERRPRQWQEDNKSRRDYERQKRRDQARDHSRRERDRLEQLERQRERERKLREQQQREQRELKERERRAEERRKERDARRDGPVSHHRGAPGEEYTDKSRSRHRSRSHSPVRQQRESRAESSEQRRTAVREGKMEEKNPLSDLQDISDSERKTITPESSMGSGSEDEDEEGQENDEEESSSQSEGDEEGGSGSDSVGSEHSEGAMSDEEQSEEEEEDRGNGNHVPPIPESRFDHDSEVSVEEEEEEEAAEEAGDVTPQSPSHSATPEDNYIPESPPISPVELKKELPKYLPALQGCRSVEEFQCLNRIEEGTYGVVYRAKDKKTDEIVALKRLKMEKEKEGFPITSLREINTILKAQHPNIVTVREIVVGSNMDKIYIVMNYVEHDLKSLMETMKQPFLPGEVKTLMIQLLRGVRHLHDNWILHRDLKTSNLLLSHKGILKIGDFGLAREYGSPLKPYTPVVVTLWYRSPDLLLGAKEYSTAVDMWSVGCIFGELLTQKPLFPGKSEIDQINRVFKDLGSPSEKIWPGYSELPAVKKMTFTEYPYNNLRKRFGALLSDQGFDLMNKFLTYCPAKRISADEALKHEYFRESPLPIEPSMFPTWPAKSEQQRVKRGTSPRPPEGGQDFSQLGDDDLKETGFHLTTANQGASKAGPGFSLKF, via the exons TGGGAGGTGATTTGGAGCTGATGGGGGACGAAAAGGTAACCTGGAAAGTTAAGACATTAGACGAGATCTTACAAGAGAAGAAACGCAGACGAGAGCTGGAAGAGAAGAGTGACCCTAAACGCCCTAAAAAC ACGGATGAGCGGGAATCCAAACGGGACACTCCAGAGGAAGGAGAGCTACGAGACAACAGGATGGAAATAACCATCAGGAATTCCCCCTACACACGGGAAGACTCGACggaggacag AGGAGAGGAGGACGAGTCTCTGGCCATCAAACCCCCCCCGCAGCAGATGACACGGAAAGACAAGTCCTACCACAGAAaagaggagaagaggaaggacaagAGGAGGCGCAGGAGTCACTCTGCAGAAGGAG CTGGGAAAAACCTGCGcacaaaagacaaagagaagGAGCGAGAAGATGAGAGAAGACCAAGACAGTGGCAGGAGGACAACAAATCACGACGAGATTATGAGCGTCAGAAACGAAGAGATCAAGCCAGAGATCACTCCCGCCGAgagag GGATCGTCTGGAGCAGCTGGAGCGccagcgcgagagagagcgcaagCTCCGTGagcagcagcagagagagcagcgcgagctgaaggagagagagaggagagcggAGGAGCGCCGGAAAGAGAGAGACGCCCGCAGAGAcg ggccTGTGTCTCATCACAGAGGGGCTCCTGGAGAGGAGTACACAGATAAGAGCCGCTCACGGCACCGCAGCCGTAGCCACAGCCCGGTCCGTCAGcagagagagagcagagctgaGAGCAGTGAACAGCGGCGAACAG CAGTGCGGGAGGGGAAGATGGAGGAGAAAAACCCCCTGTCTGATCTTCAGGACATCAGTGACAGTGAGAGGAAGACCATCACACCGGAGTCATCCATGG GTTCTGGGTctgaggatgaagatgaggaaggtCAGGAGAATGATGAAGAAGAGTCCAGCAGTCAGAGTGAGGGAGATGAAGAGGGCGGGTCAGGATCAGACTCTGTGGGGTCCGAACACAGCGAag GTGCCATGAGTGATGAAGAGCAgtcagaggaggaggaagaggaccgAGGGAATGGAAACCACGTTCCTCCCA TTCCAGAGTCCCGGTTTGATCATGACTCGGAGGTGAGtgttgaggaagaggaggaagaagaggcagCCGAGGAGGCCGGAGACGTCACCCCACAGTCTCCCTCTCATTCAGCCACTCCAGAAGACAACTACATCCCCGAATCACCACCCATCTCACCCGTAGAGCTGAAGAAAGAGCTGCCCAAATACCTGCCGGCTCTACAG GGCTGTCGCAGCGTGGAGGAGTTCCAGTGCCTGAACCGCATCGAAGAAGGCACCTACGGTGTTGTCTACAGAGCCAAAGACAAGAAGACGGATGAAATCGTGGCCCTGAAGCGACTGAAgatggagaaggagaaggagggcTTTCCCATCACCTCCCTCAGAGAGATCAACACCATCCTGAAGGCCCAGCACCCCAACATCGTCACCGTCCGG GAGATCGTCGTGGGCAGTAACATGGATAAGATCTACATTGTGATGAACTATGTGGAGCACGATCTGAAGAGTCTGATGGAGACCATGAAACAGCCGTTCCTGCCCG GTGAAGTCAAGACACTGATGATCCAGCTGCTGAGAGGAGTCCGTCATCTCCACGATAACTGGATCCTCCACCGTGACCTGAAGACCTCCAACCTGCTGCTGAGCCACAAGGGCATTCTGAAG ATCGGAGACTTTGGACTGGCTCGAGAGTACGGCTCTCCGCTCAAGCCCTACACACCTGTGGTGGTCACGCTGTGGTACCGCTCACCTGATCTGCTGCTGGGGGCAAAG GAATACTCCACAGCGGTGGACATGTGGTCGGTCGGCTGTATATTTGGAGAACTCCTCACACAGAAACCGTTATTCCCTGGCAAATCTGAGATCGATCAAATCAACAGAGTTTTTAAG gacctGGGCTCTCCCAGTGAGAAGATCTGGCCAGGATACAGCGAGCTGCCTGCGGTGAAGAAGATGACTTTCACAGAATATCCCTACAATAACCTGCGCAAGCGCTTCGGGGCGCTGCTGTCCGACCAGGGCTTCGACCTCATGAACAA ATTCCTGACGTACTGCCCTGCCAAGCGGATCAGTGCCGATGAGGCTCTCAAACACGAGTATTTCCGGGAGTCTCCGCTCCCCATCGAGCCCTCCATGTTCCCCACCTGGCCGGCCAAGAGCGAGCAGCAGCGGGTGAAGAGAGGAACCAGCCCTCGGCCGCCGGAGGGAGGACAGGACTTCAGCCAGCTG GGTGATGATGATCTTAAAGAAACTGGTTTCCATTTGACCACTGCTAACCAGGGCGCCTCTAAAGCCGGTCCAGGGTTCAGCCTGAAGTTCTGA